One genomic segment of Pseudomonas fortuita includes these proteins:
- the cyoE gene encoding heme o synthase, whose translation MATLLSARRASWRDYLELTKPKVVVLMLITSLAGMFLATRAGVGWSVLLFGNLGIGLCAGAAAVVNHVVDRRIDALMARTHKRPLAQGRVEPLPALLFALALALLGMALLLVFTNALTAWLTLASLLGYAVLYTGFLKRATPQNIVIGGLAGAAPPLLGWVAVSGHVSAEPLLLVLIIFAWTPPHFWALAIHRKEEYAKADIPMLPVTHGERYTKLHILLYTLILLAVSLLPYAIHMSGLLYLASALALGLRFLQWAWVLYRGSRPHAAIGTFKYSIGYLFALFIALLLDHYLLLNL comes from the coding sequence GTGGCGACGCTTCTGAGCGCACGGCGGGCCAGTTGGCGCGATTACCTGGAGCTGACCAAGCCCAAGGTGGTGGTTCTGATGCTGATCACCTCGCTGGCAGGCATGTTCCTGGCCACGCGGGCGGGTGTCGGCTGGAGCGTGCTGCTGTTCGGCAACCTGGGCATCGGCCTGTGCGCTGGCGCTGCGGCGGTGGTCAACCATGTGGTGGACCGGCGCATCGATGCGCTGATGGCCCGTACCCACAAGCGGCCGCTGGCCCAAGGCCGGGTCGAACCGCTACCGGCGTTGCTGTTCGCTCTGGCGCTGGCGCTGCTGGGCATGGCCCTGCTGCTGGTGTTCACCAACGCCCTCACTGCCTGGCTGACCCTGGCTTCGCTGCTGGGTTATGCGGTGCTCTACACCGGCTTTCTCAAACGGGCCACGCCACAGAACATCGTCATTGGCGGCCTGGCCGGCGCCGCCCCGCCGCTGCTCGGCTGGGTGGCGGTAAGCGGCCATGTCAGCGCTGAACCCTTGCTGCTGGTGCTGATCATCTTCGCCTGGACCCCGCCGCACTTCTGGGCGCTGGCCATTCACCGCAAGGAAGAATACGCCAAGGCCGATATCCCGATGCTGCCGGTGACCCACGGGGAGCGCTACACCAAGCTGCATATCCTGCTGTACACCCTGATACTGCTGGCGGTGAGCCTGCTGCCGTATGCCATCCACATGAGCGGTTTGCTGTACCTGGCCTCTGCCCTGGCGTTGGGCCTGCGCTTCCTGCAATGGGCCTGGGTGCTGTACCGTGGCAGCCGGCCGCACGCGGCGATCGGTACCTTCAAGTACTCTATTGGCTACCTGTTCGCGCTGTTCATCGCGTTGCTCCTCGACCACTACTTGTTGCTGAACCTATGA
- a CDS encoding SURF1 family protein has product MRRFRPGWIPTLVVLALLPGLIALGCWQLGRAEEKRVLLATYAERRVEAPIATAQLASNDDNAFRRVHLYGRFDAEHSVLLDNRMRDGQAGVELLQPFHDQASGQWLLINRGWLPWPDRRVPVHFNTPPQALALDASVYVSPGSTFQLHPDPEGGQWPHLLTAVDAAQLWPQLAREGYAHELRLEPGPAAYRLDWPVVAMGPEKHLGYAVQWFALAGALVLLYLYFGWHHNKEKRHGHRHSTGRA; this is encoded by the coding sequence GTGAGGCGGTTTCGCCCAGGCTGGATTCCGACCCTGGTGGTGCTTGCACTGCTGCCAGGGCTGATCGCGCTTGGCTGCTGGCAACTCGGCCGGGCCGAGGAAAAGCGCGTGCTGCTGGCCACTTATGCCGAACGGCGGGTCGAAGCGCCGATCGCCACGGCCCAGCTCGCATCAAACGACGACAACGCCTTCCGCCGCGTGCACCTGTACGGCCGCTTCGATGCCGAGCACAGCGTGCTGCTGGACAACCGCATGCGCGATGGCCAGGCCGGTGTCGAACTGCTGCAACCCTTCCATGACCAGGCCAGTGGCCAGTGGCTGCTGATCAACCGCGGCTGGCTGCCATGGCCAGACCGCCGCGTGCCGGTGCATTTCAATACCCCTCCACAGGCCTTGGCACTGGACGCTTCGGTGTATGTGTCGCCCGGCAGCACGTTCCAGCTGCATCCCGACCCTGAAGGCGGCCAATGGCCGCACCTGCTCACCGCCGTTGATGCCGCGCAGCTATGGCCGCAGCTAGCCCGCGAAGGCTATGCCCATGAGTTGCGCCTGGAGCCCGGCCCGGCGGCCTATCGCCTGGACTGGCCGGTTGTCGCCATGGGCCCGGAAAAACACCTGGGCTACGCCGTGCAGTGGTTTGCCCTGGCGGGTGCACTGGTTCTGCTTTACCTCTATTTCGGCTGGCACCACAACAAGGAGAAACGCCATGGCCACCGCCACTCCACTGGACGTGCCTGA
- a CDS encoding methionine ABC transporter permease: MDALNFFANVDWAEIWLATIDTMIMLFGSLFFTVLLGLPLGVLLFLCGPKQMFEQKGVYALLSLVVNILRSLPFIILLIVMIPFTVLITGTSLGVAGAIPPLVVGATPFFARLVETALREVDRGIIEATQSMGATTRQIITSALLPEARPGIFAAITVTAITLVSYTAMAGVVGAGGLGDLAIRFGYQRFQTDVMVVTVVLLLVLVQVLQSVGDKLVVHFSRK, from the coding sequence ATGGACGCCCTGAATTTCTTTGCCAACGTCGACTGGGCCGAAATCTGGCTGGCCACCATCGACACCATGATCATGCTGTTCGGCTCGCTGTTCTTCACCGTGCTGCTGGGCCTGCCACTGGGTGTGCTGCTGTTCCTCTGCGGGCCGAAGCAAATGTTCGAACAGAAGGGCGTATATGCGCTGCTTTCGCTGGTGGTCAACATCCTGCGCTCGCTGCCGTTCATCATCCTGCTGATCGTGATGATCCCGTTCACCGTGCTGATCACCGGCACCTCGCTGGGCGTTGCCGGCGCCATCCCGCCGCTGGTGGTGGGTGCAACGCCGTTCTTCGCGCGCCTGGTGGAAACCGCCCTGCGTGAAGTGGACCGCGGCATCATCGAAGCTACCCAGTCGATGGGCGCTACCACCCGCCAGATCATCACCAGCGCGCTGCTGCCGGAGGCCCGCCCGGGTATCTTCGCGGCCATTACCGTCACCGCCATCACCCTCGTTTCGTACACCGCCATGGCCGGTGTGGTGGGTGCCGGTGGCCTGGGCGACCTGGCTATCCGCTTCGGTTACCAGCGTTTCCAGACCGACGTGATGGTCGTGACCGTGGTACTGCTGCTGGTACTGGTTCAAGTACTGCAGAGCGTGGGCGACAAACTGGTCGTGCATTTTTCCCGTAAGTAA
- a CDS encoding cytochrome c oxidase subunit 3, with amino-acid sequence MASHQHYYVPAQSKWPIIATIGMFITVFGLGTWFNDMKAGHPESHGPLIFFVGALFLAYMLFGWFGAVVKESRAGLYSPQLDRSFRWGMSWFIFSEVMFFLAFFGALFYVRVLAGPWLGGEGAKGVAHMLWPTFEFTWPLLHTPDPKLFPPPKEVIDPWHLPLINTILLVSSSVTITIAHHALRRDHRGPLKFWMALTILLGLSFIALQAFEYHEAYTKLGLTLGSGIYGATFFMLTGFHGAHVTLGTIILIVMFVRILRGHFNPEKHFGFEAASWYWHFVDVVWVGLFIFVYVL; translated from the coding sequence ATGGCAAGTCATCAGCACTACTACGTTCCGGCGCAGAGCAAGTGGCCCATCATCGCCACCATCGGCATGTTCATCACGGTGTTTGGCCTGGGCACCTGGTTCAACGACATGAAGGCCGGCCACCCGGAATCGCACGGGCCGCTGATTTTCTTCGTGGGCGCTTTGTTCCTGGCCTACATGCTGTTCGGCTGGTTTGGGGCGGTGGTCAAGGAGAGCCGCGCCGGGTTGTACAGCCCGCAGCTGGACCGCTCGTTCCGCTGGGGGATGAGCTGGTTCATCTTCTCTGAAGTCATGTTCTTCCTGGCCTTCTTCGGTGCGCTGTTCTACGTGCGCGTGCTTGCCGGGCCGTGGCTGGGAGGTGAAGGCGCCAAAGGGGTTGCACACATGCTGTGGCCGACTTTCGAGTTCACCTGGCCGCTGCTGCACACGCCGGATCCGAAACTGTTCCCGCCGCCCAAAGAAGTAATCGACCCGTGGCACCTGCCACTGATCAACACGATCTTGCTGGTCAGTTCCAGTGTGACCATCACCATCGCCCACCACGCCCTGCGCCGTGACCACCGTGGTCCGCTGAAATTCTGGATGGCCCTGACCATCCTGCTGGGGCTCAGCTTCATTGCATTGCAAGCCTTCGAGTATCACGAAGCCTATACCAAGCTGGGGCTGACGCTGGGGTCGGGGATCTATGGCGCGACGTTCTTCATGCTCACCGGGTTCCACGGTGCCCACGTGACCTTGGGCACGATCATCCTGATCGTGATGTTCGTGCGCATCTTGCGCGGGCATTTCAACCCCGAGAAACACTTCGGCTTCGAGGCAGCCAGCTGGTATTGGCACTTCGTCGACGTGGTGTGGGTGGGGTTGTTCATTTTTGTGTATGTGCTGTAG
- a CDS encoding cytochrome c oxidase assembly protein, which produces MNGLSLKRLVTRLLMLTVVMFAFGFALVPIYDVMCKAFGINGKTGGQYEGSQVSDPSRSVRVQFMSTNASDMVWDFYSTADQLEVNPGAVNQMIFVAHNPTDRPMSAQAIPSITPAEAAAYFHKTECFCFTQQVLQPGERIEMPVRFIVDRDLPASVKHLTLAYTLFDITARHPPVAHVAAQDVQGAR; this is translated from the coding sequence ATGAACGGCCTGTCGCTGAAACGCCTGGTAACGCGCCTGTTGATGCTGACGGTGGTGATGTTCGCCTTCGGCTTCGCCCTGGTGCCGATCTACGACGTGATGTGCAAGGCCTTTGGCATCAACGGCAAGACCGGTGGGCAATACGAGGGCAGCCAGGTTAGCGACCCGTCGCGTTCGGTGCGGGTGCAGTTCATGTCGACCAATGCCAGTGACATGGTCTGGGATTTCTATTCCACTGCCGACCAGCTGGAGGTCAACCCGGGTGCGGTGAACCAGATGATATTCGTTGCGCACAATCCGACCGATCGGCCGATGAGCGCGCAAGCCATACCCAGCATCACCCCGGCCGAGGCCGCGGCGTACTTCCACAAGACCGAGTGCTTCTGTTTTACCCAGCAGGTGCTGCAGCCCGGCGAACGCATCGAGATGCCGGTGCGCTTCATCGTCGACCGCGACCTGCCGGCCAGCGTGAAGCACCTGACACTGGCCTACACCTTGTTCGACATCACCGCTCGCCACCCGCCGGTCGCGCATGTTGCGGCCCAGGACGTCCAGGGCGCCCGTTAA
- a CDS encoding MetQ/NlpA family ABC transporter substrate-binding protein: MKKLLAVAAAVAAFSAHADTLTVAATPVPHAEILNFVKPQLDKEGVDLKVKEFTDYVQPNVQVAEKRLDANFFQHQPYLDEFNKAKGTQLVSVAGVHIEPLGVYSTKIKKLDELSSGATVVIPNDATNGGRALLLLDKAGVIKLKDNKNILSTVKDVAENPKSIKFRELEAATIPRVLTQVDAALINTNYALEAKLNPEKDALAIEGSDSPYVNILVARPDNKDSEDMKKLAAALHSPEVKQFIIEKYKGAVVPAF, from the coding sequence ATGAAGAAGCTGCTTGCTGTTGCTGCCGCTGTTGCGGCCTTCTCGGCCCACGCCGATACCCTGACCGTTGCCGCCACCCCGGTGCCGCATGCCGAAATCCTCAACTTCGTCAAACCGCAACTCGACAAAGAAGGCGTTGATCTGAAGGTCAAGGAATTCACCGACTACGTCCAGCCGAACGTACAGGTTGCCGAAAAGCGCCTGGACGCCAACTTCTTCCAGCACCAGCCGTACCTGGATGAGTTCAACAAGGCCAAGGGCACCCAACTGGTCAGCGTGGCCGGCGTGCACATCGAGCCGCTGGGGGTGTATTCGACCAAGATCAAGAAGCTGGACGAGCTGTCCTCCGGCGCCACCGTGGTCATCCCCAACGACGCCACCAACGGCGGCCGCGCCCTGCTGCTGCTGGACAAGGCCGGTGTGATCAAGCTCAAGGACAACAAGAACATCCTGTCCACCGTGAAGGATGTTGCCGAAAACCCGAAAAGCATCAAGTTCCGTGAGCTGGAAGCCGCCACCATCCCGCGTGTGCTGACCCAAGTCGATGCCGCCTTGATCAACACCAACTACGCGCTGGAAGCCAAGCTGAACCCGGAAAAAGACGCCCTGGCCATCGAAGGCAGCGACTCGCCGTACGTGAACATCCTGGTTGCCCGCCCGGACAACAAGGACTCGGAAGACATGAAAAAACTGGCGGCTGCGCTGCACTCGCCAGAGGTGAAGCAGTTCATCATCGAGAAGTACAAGGGCGCTGTGGTTCCGGCGTTCTGA
- a CDS encoding COX15/CtaA family protein yields the protein MARPGFRIAVFATLLALLVVLLGAYTRLTHAGLGCPDWPGCYGFISVPKSEAQLAHAELHFPDHPVEEAKGWAEMVHRYFAGTLAMVIALLAFQALRRHARDGQPYRLPVLLLGVVLAQAAFGMWTVTLKLWPQVVTAHLLGGFTTLSLLFLLSLRLSRAFAPLPKLPLSLRRIAALALLVVIGQIALGGWVSANYAAVACIDLPTCHGQWWPAADFSNGFHLTQHVGPNYLGGQLDSDARTAIHISHRLGALLVTCVLLMLSWKLHRCGLPGLARLVMLALALQVGLGISNVVFHLPLAVAVAHNAGGALLLLSMVLVNYRIRVVDKVRVGVGQGWRLRPVAGVGISHHMRNDSWRRF from the coding sequence ATGGCCAGACCTGGATTCCGCATCGCTGTGTTCGCCACCCTGCTGGCACTGCTGGTTGTCCTGCTCGGTGCCTATACCCGCCTGACCCATGCCGGCCTTGGCTGCCCTGACTGGCCGGGTTGCTATGGCTTCATCAGCGTACCCAAGAGCGAGGCCCAGCTCGCCCATGCCGAGCTGCACTTCCCCGATCACCCGGTGGAAGAGGCCAAGGGCTGGGCCGAGATGGTCCATCGGTATTTCGCAGGTACCTTGGCCATGGTGATTGCCCTGCTCGCCTTCCAGGCGCTGCGTCGGCATGCCCGCGATGGCCAACCGTATCGCCTGCCGGTGCTGCTGCTGGGTGTGGTGCTGGCCCAGGCAGCCTTCGGCATGTGGACGGTTACCCTGAAGCTGTGGCCGCAGGTGGTCACGGCGCATTTGCTGGGTGGCTTTACTACCTTGAGCTTGTTGTTCCTGTTGTCCTTGCGCCTGTCCCGTGCCTTTGCGCCTTTGCCGAAACTGCCGTTGAGCCTGCGGCGGATCGCTGCGCTGGCCTTGTTGGTGGTGATCGGCCAGATCGCTTTGGGGGGCTGGGTCAGTGCCAACTACGCAGCAGTCGCCTGCATCGACCTGCCTACCTGTCACGGCCAGTGGTGGCCGGCGGCGGACTTCAGCAATGGCTTCCACCTGACGCAGCACGTCGGCCCCAATTACCTGGGCGGGCAACTGGACAGTGATGCCCGCACGGCCATCCACATCAGCCACCGCCTGGGCGCGCTACTGGTGACTTGCGTGCTGCTGATGCTCAGCTGGAAGCTGCACCGCTGTGGCCTCCCCGGCCTGGCGCGGCTGGTAATGCTGGCGCTGGCCCTGCAAGTGGGCCTGGGTATCAGCAACGTGGTGTTTCACCTGCCGCTGGCGGTAGCTGTTGCGCACAATGCCGGCGGGGCGCTGTTGCTGCTGAGCATGGTGCTGGTGAACTACCGCATTCGAGTGGTCGACAAGGTTCGCGTGGGCGTCGGCCAAGGCTGGCGCCTGCGGCCGGTGGCCGGTGTGGGCATCTCCCATCACATGAGGAACGATTCGTGGCGACGCTTCTGA
- a CDS encoding SCO family protein, translating to MTRTQKTVFILVALVALILGLTVNKVLNGRDQANPAELIDAGIILLPQSRSVADVTMTNQDGQPVQLDDLKGKWSLLFFGYTYCPDICPTTLAQLRQVKSELPKEAVDRLQVVLVSVDPNRDTPNQLKQYLGYFDKDFVGVAGSIEDTQKLANALSIPFIPADTSKPGYTVDHSGNLAVVGPDGRQRGFIRAPFNNQKLVAQLPGLVKRD from the coding sequence ATGACCCGAACCCAGAAAACCGTCTTCATCCTCGTCGCCCTGGTCGCGTTGATCCTGGGCCTTACCGTCAACAAGGTGCTCAATGGCCGCGACCAGGCCAACCCCGCCGAGCTGATCGATGCCGGCATCATCCTGCTGCCGCAGAGCCGCAGCGTGGCCGACGTGACCATGACCAACCAGGACGGCCAGCCCGTGCAGCTGGATGACCTGAAAGGCAAATGGTCGCTGTTGTTCTTCGGCTACACCTACTGCCCGGACATCTGCCCGACCACTCTGGCCCAGTTGCGCCAAGTGAAGAGCGAGCTGCCCAAGGAAGCCGTCGACCGGCTGCAGGTGGTGCTGGTGAGCGTGGACCCGAACCGCGATACGCCGAACCAGCTGAAGCAGTACCTGGGCTATTTCGACAAGGACTTTGTCGGGGTGGCGGGGTCGATCGAAGATACCCAGAAGCTGGCCAATGCCTTGAGCATTCCGTTCATCCCGGCCGATACCAGCAAGCCGGGGTACACCGTGGACCACAGCGGCAACCTGGCGGTTGTCGGGCCGGATGGGCGTCAGCGTGGGTTCATTCGGGCGCCCTTCAACAACCAGAAGCTGGTGGCGCAGTTGCCTGGGCTTGTGAAGCGGGATTGA
- a CDS encoding twin transmembrane helix small protein, with translation MLKAAIVLMLLATIASLFSGLVFLVKDDENSTRLLKALTVRVTLAALTIALVAWGLLSGQLVSHAPF, from the coding sequence ATGCTCAAGGCCGCGATTGTCCTGATGCTGTTGGCCACGATTGCCAGCCTGTTCAGTGGCCTGGTGTTTCTGGTCAAGGACGACGAAAACTCGACGCGTCTGCTGAAGGCTCTGACCGTGCGGGTGACCCTGGCGGCCCTGACAATTGCCCTGGTCGCCTGGGGTTTGCTCAGCGGTCAGCTGGTTTCACACGCCCCCTTCTGA
- the ctaD gene encoding cytochrome c oxidase subunit I, with protein MSAVIDDQAHGHDHAHGPAKGLMRWVLTTNHKDIGTMYLWFSFIMFLLGGSFAMVIRAELFQPGLQIVEPAFFNQMTTMHGLIMVFGAVMPAFVGLANWMIPLMIGAPDMALPRMNNFSFWLLPAAFLLLVSTLFSPGGGPNFGWTFYAPLSTTYAPASVTFFIFAIHLMGISSIMGAINVIATILNLRAPGMTLMKMPLFVWTWLITAFLLIAVMPVLAGVVTMMLMDIHFGTSFFSAAGGGDPVLFQHVFWFFGHPEVYIMILPAFGAVSSIIPAFSRKPLFGYTSMVYATGAIAFLSFIVWAHHMFVVGIPVVGELFFMYATMLIAVPTGVKVFNWVSTMWEGSLTFETPMLFAIAFVILFTIGGFSGLMLAIAPADFQYHDTYFVVAHFHYVLVPGAIFGIFASAYYWLPKWTGHMYDETLGKLHFWLSFIGMNMAFFPMHFVGLAGMPRRIPDYNLQFADFNMVSSIGAFMFGATQIFFLFIVIKCIRGGAPAPAKPWDGAEGLEWSIPSPAPYHTFQTPPEVK; from the coding sequence GGGTGGCTCGTTCGCCATGGTCATCCGGGCCGAACTGTTCCAGCCAGGCTTGCAGATCGTGGAGCCGGCGTTCTTCAACCAGATGACCACCATGCATGGCCTGATCATGGTGTTCGGTGCAGTGATGCCGGCTTTCGTCGGCCTGGCCAACTGGATGATCCCGTTGATGATCGGGGCGCCCGACATGGCCTTGCCGCGGATGAACAACTTCAGCTTCTGGCTGCTGCCGGCGGCGTTCCTGCTGCTGGTTTCGACCCTGTTCAGCCCGGGTGGCGGGCCGAACTTCGGCTGGACCTTCTACGCCCCGCTGTCCACCACCTATGCACCCGCCAGCGTCACCTTCTTCATTTTCGCCATCCACCTGATGGGCATCAGCTCGATCATGGGCGCGATCAACGTGATTGCCACCATCCTCAATCTGCGTGCGCCAGGCATGACCCTGATGAAGATGCCGCTGTTTGTCTGGACCTGGCTGATCACGGCCTTTCTGTTGATCGCGGTGATGCCGGTGCTGGCCGGCGTGGTGACCATGATGCTGATGGACATTCACTTCGGCACCAGTTTCTTCAGCGCGGCCGGTGGCGGTGACCCGGTGCTGTTCCAGCACGTGTTCTGGTTCTTCGGCCACCCCGAGGTGTACATCATGATCCTGCCGGCGTTCGGCGCGGTCAGCTCGATCATCCCGGCGTTCTCGCGCAAGCCGCTGTTCGGCTACACCTCGATGGTGTACGCCACCGGCGCAATTGCCTTTCTGTCGTTCATCGTCTGGGCCCACCACATGTTCGTGGTCGGCATCCCGGTAGTGGGCGAGCTGTTCTTCATGTACGCCACCATGCTGATTGCCGTGCCCACAGGGGTGAAGGTGTTCAACTGGGTCAGCACAATGTGGGAAGGCTCGCTCACCTTCGAGACGCCGATGCTGTTCGCCATCGCCTTCGTCATCCTGTTCACCATCGGCGGTTTCTCCGGGCTGATGCTGGCGATCGCCCCGGCGGACTTCCAGTACCACGACACCTACTTCGTGGTGGCGCACTTCCACTACGTGCTGGTACCCGGGGCGATTTTTGGCATCTTTGCCTCGGCTTACTACTGGCTACCGAAATGGACCGGCCACATGTACGACGAAACCCTCGGCAAGTTGCACTTCTGGCTGTCGTTCATCGGCATGAACATGGCCTTCTTCCCGATGCACTTCGTAGGGCTGGCCGGCATGCCGCGTCGCATCCCCGACTACAACCTGCAGTTCGCCGACTTCAATATGGTGTCGTCGATCGGTGCCTTCATGTTCGGCGCCACGCAAATCTTCTTCCTGTTCATTGTCATCAAGTGCATTCGCGGTGGCGCGCCGGCACCGGCCAAACCCTGGGATGGCGCCGAGGGCCTGGAGTGGTCGATCCCCTCCCCTGCGCCTTACCACACCTTCCAGACCCCACCGGAAGTGAAATAG
- a CDS encoding methionine ABC transporter ATP-binding protein, translating into MIEFQQVHKTYRVAGREIPALNPTSLTIEDGQVFGLIGHSGAGKSTMLRLINRLEEPSGGKIIVDGEDVTAFNASQLRGFRQQIGMIFQHFNLLASKTVADNVALPLTLAGELSRSEIDKRVTELLARVGLSDHARKYPAQLSGGQKQRVGIARALSTNPKILLCDEATSALDPQTTASVLQLLAEINRELKLTIVLITHEMDVIRRVCDCVAVMDAGQIVEQGSVADVFLHPQHPTTKRFVQEDEQVDEGEQRDDFAHVPGRIVRLTFQGDATYAPLLGTVARETGVDYSILAGRIDRIKDVPYGQLTLALIGGDMEAAFARFKAADVHMEVLR; encoded by the coding sequence GTGATCGAGTTCCAACAGGTACATAAAACCTACCGCGTTGCCGGTAGGGAAATCCCCGCACTGAATCCGACCAGCCTGACCATCGAAGATGGCCAGGTGTTCGGCCTGATCGGCCATTCCGGCGCCGGCAAAAGCACCATGCTGCGCCTGATCAACCGCCTGGAAGAACCCTCCGGCGGCAAGATCATCGTCGACGGCGAAGACGTCACCGCGTTCAACGCCAGCCAGCTGCGCGGCTTCCGCCAGCAGATCGGGATGATTTTCCAGCACTTCAACCTGCTGGCTTCCAAGACAGTCGCCGACAACGTCGCCCTGCCGCTCACTCTGGCCGGCGAGCTGTCGCGCAGCGAAATCGACAAGCGCGTTACCGAGCTGCTGGCCCGCGTGGGCCTGTCGGACCACGCCAGAAAGTACCCGGCGCAGCTGTCCGGCGGCCAAAAGCAGCGTGTCGGCATCGCCCGCGCCCTGTCCACCAACCCGAAGATCCTGCTGTGCGACGAGGCCACCAGTGCCCTCGACCCGCAAACCACGGCCTCGGTCCTGCAACTGCTGGCCGAAATCAACCGTGAGCTGAAGCTGACCATCGTGCTGATCACCCACGAGATGGACGTGATCCGCCGTGTCTGCGACTGCGTGGCCGTGATGGACGCCGGCCAGATCGTCGAGCAAGGCTCGGTGGCCGATGTGTTCCTGCACCCGCAGCACCCCACCACCAAGCGCTTCGTCCAGGAAGACGAGCAGGTCGACGAAGGCGAGCAACGCGACGACTTTGCCCACGTGCCGGGCCGCATCGTGCGCCTGACCTTCCAGGGCGACGCCACCTACGCCCCACTGCTGGGCACCGTGGCCCGCGAAACCGGTGTGGACTACAGCATCCTCGCCGGGCGTATCGACCGCATCAAGGATGTCCCCTATGGCCAGCTCACCCTCGCCCTGATCGGCGGTGACATGGAAGCGGCGTTCGCCCGCTTCAAGGCAGCTGACGTACATATGGAGGTACTGCGTTGA